The proteins below are encoded in one region of Thioalkalivibrio sp. K90mix:
- the katG gene encoding catalase/peroxidase HPI, with translation MENDMGEQQNMGQCPVMHGGQTTAGHSVTEWWPEALNLDILHQHDRKTNPMGEDFNYREEVKKLDFEALKKDMHALLTESQAWWPADWGHYGGLMIRMSWHAAGTYRIADGRGGGGTGNQRFAPINSWPDNASLDKARRLLWPLKKKYGNKVSWADLIILAGNVAYENMGLKTFGFAFGREDIWHPEKDTYWGAEKEWLAPSDERYGDVEKPSTMENPLAAVQMGLIYVNPEGVNGKPDPLKTGEQVRETFARMAMNDEETAALTAGGHTVGKCHGNGDAGALGPEPEGADVEEQGFGWKNPNMQGKAANAITSGIEGAWTKNPTQFDMGYFEALLDHEWELKKSPAGAWQWEPVDMQEEDKPVDATDPSIRHNPIMTDADMAMKMDPVYRQYMDAFRKDPEYFKDCFARAWFKLIHRDMGPKTRYIGPDAPQEDLIWQDPVPAGNTDYSVEAVKQKIAESGLSIAELVATAWDSARTFRGSDMRGGANGARIRLAPQKDWEGNEPERLARVLKVYEQISAETGASVADLIVLGGSVGIEQAARAAGHDVLVPFIPGRGDASAEMTDADSFEPLEPLADGFRNWLKKEYVVKPEEMLLDRAQLMGLTAPEMTVLIGGMRVLGTNHGGSKHGVFTDREGQLTNDFFVNLTDMAYAWQPAGSGVYEVRDRQNDQVKWTASRIDLVFGSNSILRSYAEVYAQDDNEEKFVQDFIRAWTKVMNADRFDLEQFQQ, from the coding sequence ATGGAGAACGATATGGGTGAGCAGCAGAACATGGGCCAGTGCCCGGTCATGCACGGTGGCCAGACCACCGCGGGTCACTCCGTCACGGAATGGTGGCCGGAAGCGCTGAATCTGGACATCCTGCACCAGCATGATCGCAAGACGAACCCGATGGGCGAGGACTTCAACTATCGGGAAGAGGTGAAGAAGCTCGACTTCGAAGCGCTGAAGAAGGACATGCACGCGCTATTGACCGAGAGCCAGGCGTGGTGGCCGGCCGACTGGGGTCACTACGGCGGGCTGATGATCCGCATGTCCTGGCACGCGGCGGGTACCTACCGCATCGCCGATGGCCGCGGTGGCGGCGGCACCGGCAACCAGCGCTTCGCGCCGATCAACAGCTGGCCGGACAACGCCAGCCTCGACAAGGCGCGCCGCCTGCTGTGGCCGCTCAAGAAGAAGTACGGCAACAAGGTCAGCTGGGCCGATCTGATCATTCTGGCCGGCAACGTGGCCTACGAGAACATGGGCCTGAAGACGTTCGGCTTCGCCTTTGGCCGCGAGGATATCTGGCACCCCGAGAAGGACACCTACTGGGGCGCGGAGAAGGAGTGGCTGGCACCTTCCGACGAGCGCTACGGCGACGTCGAGAAGCCCTCCACCATGGAAAACCCGCTGGCGGCCGTGCAGATGGGTCTGATCTACGTGAACCCGGAAGGGGTCAACGGCAAGCCCGATCCGCTGAAGACTGGCGAGCAGGTGCGCGAGACCTTCGCCCGCATGGCGATGAACGACGAGGAGACCGCGGCGCTGACCGCCGGCGGCCACACCGTGGGCAAGTGCCACGGCAACGGCGATGCCGGCGCGCTGGGCCCGGAACCGGAAGGCGCCGATGTCGAGGAACAGGGCTTCGGCTGGAAGAACCCCAACATGCAGGGCAAGGCCGCCAACGCCATTACCTCCGGCATCGAGGGGGCCTGGACCAAGAACCCGACGCAGTTCGACATGGGCTACTTCGAGGCCCTGCTCGACCACGAATGGGAGCTCAAGAAGAGCCCGGCCGGGGCCTGGCAGTGGGAGCCGGTGGATATGCAGGAGGAGGACAAGCCGGTCGACGCCACGGACCCGTCCATCCGCCATAACCCGATCATGACCGACGCGGACATGGCGATGAAGATGGACCCCGTCTACCGCCAGTATATGGACGCGTTCCGCAAGGACCCCGAGTACTTCAAGGACTGCTTCGCCCGTGCCTGGTTCAAGCTGATCCACCGCGATATGGGCCCGAAGACCCGCTACATCGGGCCGGACGCGCCGCAAGAAGATCTGATCTGGCAGGACCCGGTGCCGGCCGGCAACACGGACTATTCCGTGGAGGCCGTCAAGCAGAAGATTGCCGAGAGTGGCCTGAGTATCGCCGAGCTGGTCGCGACCGCCTGGGACAGCGCCCGTACCTTCCGTGGTTCCGACATGCGCGGTGGCGCCAATGGCGCCCGCATCCGCCTGGCGCCGCAGAAGGACTGGGAAGGCAACGAGCCCGAGCGCCTGGCGCGCGTGCTCAAGGTCTACGAACAGATCTCCGCCGAGACCGGGGCCAGCGTAGCCGACCTGATCGTGCTGGGCGGCAGCGTGGGCATCGAACAGGCGGCCCGGGCGGCCGGTCATGATGTCCTGGTGCCGTTCATCCCGGGCCGGGGTGATGCCAGCGCCGAGATGACCGACGCCGACTCCTTCGAGCCCCTGGAACCGCTGGCTGATGGCTTCCGCAACTGGCTGAAGAAGGAGTACGTGGTCAAGCCGGAGGAGATGCTGCTCGACCGCGCCCAGCTGATGGGCCTGACCGCGCCGGAGATGACGGTGCTGATCGGCGGCATGCGTGTGCTGGGCACCAACCATGGTGGCAGCAAGCACGGCGTGTTTACCGACCGCGAAGGGCAGCTGACCAACGACTTCTTCGTCAACCTGACCGACATGGCCTATGCCTGGCAGCCGGCAGGCAGCGGCGTGTACGAGGTGCGTGATCGTCAGAACGATCAAGTGAAGTGGACCGCCAGCCGCATCGACCTGGTGTTCGGCTCCAACTCCATCCTGCGCAGCTACGCCGAGGTGTACGCCCAGGACGACAACGAGGAGAAGTTCGTGCAGGACTTCATCCGGGCCTGGACCAAGGTGATGAACGCCGACCGCTTCGACCTGGAGCAGTTCCAGCAGTAG
- a CDS encoding DUF3634 family protein translates to MLLTLLIMFAVLGLGVALMLWHARLVFSVELREGAARVRRGRPPSGFARGCEDVARRYRLERGRIDAVRTDQGVQLRFSRHLPPKTHQAFRNVWTPPPGGGGGGMRATG, encoded by the coding sequence ATGCTGCTCACGCTGCTGATCATGTTCGCTGTATTGGGCCTTGGCGTCGCACTGATGCTCTGGCACGCAAGGCTGGTCTTTTCAGTGGAACTGCGCGAGGGCGCCGCCCGCGTGCGGCGCGGCAGGCCGCCGTCCGGGTTCGCACGCGGCTGCGAGGATGTGGCGCGAAGATACCGCCTGGAGCGCGGCCGGATCGATGCCGTGCGTACTGACCAGGGTGTTCAGCTGCGCTTCTCCCGTCATCTCCCGCCGAAGACGCACCAGGCCTTTCGCAACGTCTGGACACCCCCGCCGGGCGGAGGGGGCGGCGGCATGCGCGCGACGGGATAG